Proteins from a single region of Chitinibacter bivalviorum:
- a CDS encoding PDDEXK nuclease domain-containing protein, with amino-acid sequence MTLPTQHSPILLDLRVLIERSRQRAAAVVNAELSLLYWHIGQRLQQEVLKGERGQYGKQLIASMSRQLSSEYGKGWSERQLWLCVQLASVFPDSAIVNTVCAELSWSHLRLLLAIDDALKREFYIEICRLERWSVRQLQERIKSMLFERTAISKQPATTIQQDLQALREEGQMSADLAFRDPYVLDFLGLADTYSEKDLESAIVAELQRFIVEMGSDFAFMARQKRITIDQRDYYIDLLFYHRRLQCLVAIELKIGEFEAAYKGQMELYLRYLEKYEQLPNENSPIGLILCAGKNNEHIELLQLDQSNIRVADYLTLLPAKEILEAKLHQSIELARQRLGDGV; translated from the coding sequence ATGACATTGCCTACCCAGCACTCACCGATCTTGCTCGATCTGCGTGTTCTGATCGAGCGATCTCGCCAACGCGCCGCCGCCGTGGTGAATGCCGAACTGAGTTTGCTGTATTGGCATATCGGCCAGCGTTTACAGCAAGAAGTCTTAAAAGGCGAGCGTGGGCAGTATGGCAAACAGCTGATTGCCAGTATGTCGCGGCAACTGAGTAGTGAATATGGCAAAGGCTGGAGCGAGCGCCAGCTTTGGCTTTGCGTGCAATTGGCCAGCGTTTTTCCCGACTCGGCAATTGTGAACACAGTGTGTGCAGAATTGAGCTGGTCACACTTGCGCCTGTTGCTGGCCATCGACGACGCACTGAAACGCGAGTTTTATATTGAAATTTGCCGACTCGAACGCTGGAGCGTGCGCCAGCTACAAGAGCGCATTAAATCCATGCTGTTTGAGCGCACCGCCATTTCCAAACAGCCCGCCACCACCATCCAGCAGGATTTGCAGGCTTTGCGTGAAGAAGGGCAGATGTCGGCTGATTTGGCGTTTCGTGATCCCTATGTGCTGGATTTTCTGGGTCTAGCCGACACCTACAGTGAAAAAGACCTTGAATCGGCCATTGTGGCCGAATTGCAGCGTTTTATCGTCGAAATGGGCAGCGACTTTGCTTTTATGGCTCGGCAAAAACGCATCACCATCGACCAGCGCGATTATTATATCGACCTACTGTTTTACCATCGCCGTTTGCAATGTTTGGTGGCGATTGAACTAAAAATTGGCGAATTTGAAGCCGCGTACAAAGGTCAAATGGAGCTGTATTTGCGCTATCTGGAAAAATACGAGCAACTACCCAATGAAAATAGCCCGATTGGGCTGATTTTGTGTGCGGGCAAAAACAATGAGCATATTGAACTATTGCAGCTCGATCAAAGTAATATTCGCGTCGCCGACTATTTGACGCTATTGCCCGCCAAAGAAATCCTTGAAGCGAAGTTGCATCAATCCATCGAGCTGGCGCGCCAGCGTTTGGGGGATGGGGTATGA
- a CDS encoding type I restriction-modification system subunit M, giving the protein MFEQAFKNIDDILHKESGCTTELDYTEQTSWLLFLKYLDALEEGKAMEAELEGREYTYILAEPFRWGYWAAPKDEQGQIDHNAAMTGDDLRQFVDIRLFPYLQGFKQKAAGPNTIEYKIGEIFGEIKNKIQSGYTLRDVIDHIDELKFGSQVEKHELSHLYEAKIKNMGNAGRNGGEYYTPRPLIRAMIAVTKPKIGERIYDGACGSAGFLCEAFDYLNQTPNRTTDDLKTLQERTFYGKEKKSLAYVIAIMNMILHGIEAPNIQHTNTLAENLADIQDKDRMDVILANPPFGGKERKEVQQNFPIRTGETAFLFMQHFIKMLKAGGRAAVVIKNTFLSNTDNASVSLRKLLLESCNLYAVLDCPGGTFQGAGVKTVVLFFEKGSPTRKVWYYQLDPGRNMGKTNPLNDDDLAEFITLQATSADSAKSWSVDVADLDIATYDLSVKNPNGGEEVIHRSPQDIMDEIAALDVESAEVLATIRGLL; this is encoded by the coding sequence ATGTTTGAACAAGCTTTTAAAAATATCGACGACATCTTGCACAAGGAATCTGGCTGCACCACCGAGCTGGACTACACCGAGCAAACCTCTTGGCTGCTGTTTCTGAAGTATCTGGACGCGCTGGAAGAGGGCAAGGCTATGGAAGCCGAGCTGGAAGGCCGTGAGTACACTTACATTCTCGCCGAGCCATTCCGCTGGGGCTATTGGGCCGCGCCGAAAGATGAGCAAGGCCAGATCGACCACAACGCCGCGATGACAGGCGACGATTTGCGCCAGTTTGTTGATATTCGCCTGTTTCCCTATCTACAGGGCTTCAAGCAAAAGGCAGCAGGCCCGAATACCATTGAATACAAAATCGGCGAAATTTTCGGCGAGATTAAAAACAAGATTCAAAGCGGCTACACGCTGCGCGATGTGATCGACCATATCGACGAACTGAAATTCGGCTCGCAGGTGGAAAAGCACGAGCTATCGCACCTGTACGAAGCCAAAATCAAGAACATGGGCAACGCTGGGCGCAACGGCGGCGAATACTACACGCCACGCCCGCTGATTCGCGCCATGATTGCCGTGACCAAGCCCAAAATCGGCGAGCGTATTTATGACGGCGCATGCGGTTCTGCGGGCTTTTTGTGCGAAGCCTTTGATTACCTTAATCAAACGCCCAATCGCACTACGGACGACTTAAAAACGCTGCAAGAGCGCACTTTCTACGGCAAAGAGAAAAAATCGCTGGCCTACGTGATTGCGATCATGAATATGATCCTGCACGGCATCGAAGCGCCCAATATTCAGCACACCAACACGCTGGCCGAAAACCTTGCAGACATCCAAGACAAAGACCGTATGGATGTCATTCTGGCCAACCCGCCGTTTGGCGGTAAAGAGCGTAAGGAAGTGCAGCAAAACTTCCCGATCCGCACCGGAGAAACCGCATTCCTGTTTATGCAGCATTTCATCAAAATGCTCAAAGCAGGTGGCCGGGCTGCGGTGGTAATCAAAAACACCTTCCTATCGAACACCGATAATGCCTCGGTCAGCTTGCGCAAGCTGCTGCTGGAAAGCTGCAATCTGTACGCCGTACTCGATTGCCCCGGCGGCACATTCCAAGGCGCTGGCGTTAAAACCGTGGTGCTGTTTTTTGAAAAAGGCTCGCCCACGCGCAAAGTCTGGTATTACCAGCTTGATCCCGGCCGCAATATGGGTAAAACCAACCCGCTCAATGACGACGATCTGGCCGAATTTATTACGCTGCAAGCCACTAGCGCCGATTCTGCCAAAAGCTGGAGCGTGGATGTCGCCGACCTCGATATTGCGACTTACGATTTGTCGGTTAAAAATCCGAATGGCGGTGAAGAGGTGATTCACCGTAGCCCGCAAGACATCATGGATGAAATCGCCGCGCTGGACGTGGAAAGCGCTGAAGTGTTGGCGACCATTCGAGGCTTACTATGA